The Montipora capricornis isolate CH-2021 chromosome 3, ASM3666992v2, whole genome shotgun sequence genome includes the window AAGTTGCTGTCTCAAGGTGGATGGCACGTGACGCTGTGCAGGTGAATAAGACCCCTTTTCCTTTCATCTCTTTACGCCCTTCTCTTATGCAAAACGGACCAAAGTAATCGACGGCGCTGAAGGTGAATGGAGGGACTTGTTCGAGTCTGTCTTTAGGAAGCTCAGCCATCAACTGCCTTTGAGGCGCTGCTCTCAGCTTCCAACAAATAACACATTTAGATATGTGATGACCGACCATTGAACTGCCGTTTACGATCCAAAAGCCGGATAAGTGAATTTCGGCATGTGTCCTCCTTGATCTGCCTTGATGTCCTGAACGTTCATGGAAGTGCTGTATCACCAGGTTTGTAAGGTGAGCCTTCCTTAGCAGCAAGACAGGGTTCTTTACAGCATATGGCAGGTCGGCTTGAGGAAGTCGTCCTCCGACTCGTAGAACACCGTTGCCGACTAGAATTGGTTTGAGGCGATGTACAGGGCTTGTCCTTGGTACTGACTTTCTCATGTTGGCATCCCTTTCGTCCTTGTGAGACTTGTTCGCTAAGGCTTTGATTTCTCTTGAGAACGCCTTGTACTGTACAGCCTTGATCAGCAACAACTCTGCTCTTTGGAGATCCTTTACCCTTAGCATAACGAATTTGGAGGGTTGATCTTGCTGTTTTTGTCCGCTGTCTTGCTGCGATGCGCtgcttttgttgctgatggAGTCGTCTTTATCCTTCTTTATGCAAAGTTTCATTCTCTGGATGAACAGCAGGTAGACGGCAATCGCTCTTTTTGAGCGGTACCAGTCTGAGAATGCATTCAATGGATTTGGTTGTCAGTACTGTAACCTTCTTAACCTCGGGGTCATCTGGAGATAGCTGAGGGTCGAAGTTGGGCTCATCTGAAAGTGGTTTCCACAAGAAGTTCGGTCCATTCCACCATCTGTTACTTCTTATCAATTCGTTAGCTCCCAGACCTCTTGAGGCGTTGTCAGCTGGGTTCTCTTTGGTATCAACATAACGCCACTGACTGGGGGAGGCATGGTCGTGTATTTCTTGCACTCGGTTAGCCACAAATGGCATCACCAAAGTTGTCAGGCTTGTAACAACGGCGGACCTTTAACTCAGCTAACTCATGCAATTCTCCTCTCCATTTCTCCCATCTTGCTCGAATGCCATCGGGCACCGTGTCCTCCCAAGCGGCTTAGGTCTTACAAAGATCTTGAAGGATCTGTTTTCCTTTCAGTAGAAAGGGAGCTGCCAGGCCAAGAGGGTCGTAGATAGAACTGATGGAGGAAAGAATCCCTCTTCTAGTCAATGGTTTGTCCTTGAGCACCACACGGTATTGGAGGGCATCTGACTGCAAGCACCACTGCACTCGTAATGCTCTTTCGATGGGAAGAACATCCCTGCTAAGGTCTAGCTCCTTGATACCACTTGCTTGCTGCTCTTTGGAGATGGCCTTGATCACTTCCTTGCTCTTAGATATAAACTTGTGAACGTTTAAGCCACCCTTAGCAAGCAAACTCTTGGTACTTTCTATTACGGCTGAGGCTTGAGTGCCTGAAGGGACTGATTTTAGTCCATCATCCACGTAAAAATCTTCTTTGACAAATTTGGCTAGTTCGCTGCCAAACAACTCCTTAAAGTCGTCTGCGGTTCTTTTCATTGCGAAATTCGCGCACCCTGGGGATGATGTAGCCCCGAACAGGTGAACTGTCATTCTGAAC containing:
- the LOC138040339 gene encoding uncharacterized protein, whose protein sequence is MLRVKDLQRAELLLIKAVQYKAFSREIKALANKSHKDERDANMRKSVPRTSPVHRLKPILVGNGVLRVGGRLPQADLPYAVKNPVLLLRKAHLTNLVIQHFHERSGHQGRSRRTHAEIHLSGFWIVNGSSMVGHHISKCVICWKLRAAPQRQLMAELPKDRLEQVPPFTFSAVDYFGPFCIREGRKEMKGKGVLFTCTASRAIHLETATSLTTDSFLNAYRRFVCRHGPIQQLRSDKGTNFEGELLAALNEMSHEKIQRELLKDNCDWFA